The Salvelinus namaycush isolate Seneca chromosome 16, SaNama_1.0, whole genome shotgun sequence genome has a segment encoding these proteins:
- the LOC120061516 gene encoding pancreatic progenitor cell differentiation and proliferation factor B-like — MAAINAGGSLVATNDYYRRRIGSTSSSSSCGSSEYSGEVIPHHPGLPKQDSGHWWSSFFFGKQNQPGMTTLTEEAKQKAAAMTVTNGQVTCVAREMVMKRQVSGGSKAGRSEPGSPPSS, encoded by the exons ATGGCAGCGATCAACGCAGGCGGTTCTCTTGTTGCTACCAATGACTACTACCGAA GGCGCATCGGCTCCACCTCCAGCAGCAGCTCCTGTGGCAGTTCAGAGTACAGTGGGGAGGTCATTCCACACCATCCAG GTCTGCCCAAACAAGATTCTGGACATTGGTGGTCCAGCTTCTTCTTTGGGAAGCAGAACCAGCCAggaatgaccactctgacagaggagGCCAAGCAGAA GGCGGCGGCCATGACTGTGACCAACGGCCAGGTGACCTGCGTTGCCAGGGAGATGGTGATGAAGAGGCAGGTCAGCGGCGGCAGCAAAGCCGGGAGGTCCGAGCCGGGGAGTCCACCCTCCTCCTGA